A genome region from Microcella alkaliphila includes the following:
- a CDS encoding DNA gyrase/topoisomerase IV subunit A, translated as MTPPAAPQLPDSPAPAERIDDVDLADEMQGSFLEYAYSVIYSRALPDARDGLKPVQRRILYMMSDMGLRPERGHVKSARVVGEVMGKLHPHGDGAIYDALVRLAQDFTMRVPFVDGHGNFGSLDDGPAAARYTEARLRAAALAMVESLDEDVVDFVPNYDNQLTQPEVLPAAFPNLLVNGASGIAVGMATNMAPHNLIEVAAAARYLLDKPDATLDELMAFVPGPDLPTGGRILGLDGIKEAYATGRGRFTTRATVNVEQVTARKRGLVITELPYLVGPERVIEKIKDGVQSKKLQGISDVTDLTDRKNGLRLVVGIKNGFDPNAVLEQLYRYTPLEDGFSINAVALVDGRPQTLGLVELLRVYLDHRTSVVTRRSQYRLDRRRERLHLVEGLLVAILDIDEVIQVIRSSDDAEQARTRLIEIFDLSQVQSEYILELRLRRLTRFSRIELEAERDQLREEIAELEAILADPARVRALVGDELDDVAARLGTPRRTLLTEGMPTAPPSRARAQAAASLEIADTPCRVLLSTTGRALRVDIGDEDALIQPPTDRRVAHDAIRASAVTTVRGELVAITDRGRFVRFSPDALPAVPATSVQLAAGVSLSEYVGLTDPREHIVTIVDPASETPLALGTRGGVVKRLAPGSYAAKPDGEVIGLKDGDLVVGAALATDASELVFVTSDAQLLRFSAELVRPQGAPAGGMAGIKLGAGASVIAFHVTPRDEAVEVVTVSGSSAALAGVEPGRAKRSFLSEFPAKGRATGGVRAHAFLKGEDTLRLAFVGVDPLAVAADGKARTLPEGGAKRDGSGTPLDAAVDTIGTRAS; from the coding sequence ATGACTCCCCCCGCAGCCCCCCAGCTCCCCGACTCCCCCGCCCCGGCCGAACGCATCGACGATGTCGATCTGGCCGACGAGATGCAGGGGTCATTTCTCGAATACGCCTACTCGGTCATCTACTCTCGCGCTCTCCCCGATGCTCGCGATGGGCTCAAGCCCGTGCAGCGGCGCATCCTCTACATGATGAGCGACATGGGGCTTCGCCCCGAGCGCGGCCACGTCAAGTCGGCCCGCGTTGTCGGCGAGGTCATGGGCAAGCTGCACCCGCACGGCGACGGCGCCATCTACGACGCCCTCGTGCGCCTCGCCCAAGACTTCACGATGCGTGTTCCGTTTGTCGACGGCCACGGCAACTTCGGCTCGCTCGACGACGGCCCGGCCGCCGCCCGCTACACCGAGGCCCGCTTGCGCGCCGCGGCACTCGCCATGGTCGAGAGTCTCGACGAAGACGTCGTCGACTTCGTGCCGAATTACGACAACCAGCTGACGCAGCCCGAGGTGTTGCCGGCCGCCTTCCCGAACCTCCTCGTCAACGGAGCGAGCGGCATCGCGGTCGGCATGGCGACCAACATGGCGCCGCACAATCTCATCGAGGTGGCGGCCGCCGCCCGCTACCTGCTCGACAAACCCGATGCAACGCTCGACGAGCTGATGGCCTTCGTCCCGGGGCCAGACCTACCGACCGGGGGGCGCATCCTGGGCCTTGACGGCATCAAGGAGGCGTACGCCACCGGGCGCGGGCGTTTCACCACCCGCGCGACCGTGAATGTCGAGCAGGTCACGGCGCGCAAGCGCGGCCTCGTGATCACGGAGTTGCCCTACCTCGTCGGCCCCGAGCGCGTGATCGAAAAGATCAAGGACGGCGTGCAGTCGAAGAAGCTGCAGGGCATCAGTGACGTCACCGACCTCACCGACCGCAAGAACGGTCTGCGACTCGTGGTCGGCATCAAGAACGGCTTCGACCCGAATGCGGTGCTCGAGCAGCTCTACCGCTACACGCCGCTCGAGGACGGCTTCTCGATCAACGCCGTGGCGCTCGTCGACGGCCGGCCGCAAACCCTCGGCCTCGTCGAGCTGCTGCGCGTCTACCTTGACCACCGCACGTCGGTGGTCACGCGGCGCAGCCAGTATCGCCTCGACCGTCGCCGTGAACGCCTGCACCTCGTCGAGGGCCTGCTGGTGGCGATCCTCGACATCGACGAGGTCATCCAGGTCATCCGCTCCTCCGACGATGCGGAACAGGCGCGCACCCGCCTCATCGAGATCTTCGACCTCAGCCAGGTGCAGAGCGAGTACATCCTCGAGCTGCGATTGCGTCGACTCACGCGCTTCAGCCGCATCGAGCTCGAGGCAGAGCGCGACCAGCTGCGCGAAGAGATCGCCGAGCTGGAGGCGATCCTCGCCGACCCGGCCCGGGTGCGCGCCCTCGTGGGCGACGAGCTCGACGACGTCGCCGCTCGCCTCGGCACCCCGCGCCGCACGCTGCTGACGGAGGGCATGCCGACCGCGCCGCCCTCGCGCGCTCGCGCCCAGGCGGCCGCCTCGCTCGAGATTGCCGACACCCCCTGCCGCGTGCTGCTGTCAACGACCGGTCGCGCGCTGCGCGTCGACATCGGCGACGAGGATGCGCTCATCCAGCCGCCCACGGACCGCCGGGTCGCGCACGACGCGATCCGCGCATCCGCCGTGACGACGGTGCGGGGGGAGCTCGTCGCGATCACGGATCGTGGTCGTTTCGTGCGGTTCAGCCCGGACGCCCTACCGGCGGTGCCGGCCACGTCGGTGCAGCTCGCCGCCGGAGTGTCGCTCAGCGAGTACGTGGGGCTGACGGACCCGCGCGAACACATCGTGACGATCGTCGATCCGGCGTCGGAGACTCCGCTGGCGCTCGGCACGCGTGGCGGGGTCGTGAAACGACTGGCACCGGGCAGCTACGCGGCTAAGCCGGACGGCGAGGTCATCGGCCTGAAAGACGGAGACTTGGTTGTCGGGGCCGCGCTCGCGACCGACGCGAGCGAGCTCGTTTTCGTGACCTCCGACGCGCAGCTGCTGCGCTTCTCCGCCGAGCTCGTGCGCCCGCAGGGAGCGCCCGCGGGCGGCATGGCGGGCATCAAGCTGGGTGCCGGTGCGAGCGTCATCGCCTTCCACGTCACCCCTCGCGACGAGGCGGTCGAGGTGGTCACCGTGTCGGGGTCGAGTGCGGCTCTGGCCGGTGTCGAGCCGGGGCGTGCCAAGCGCTCGTTCCTCAGCGAGTTCCCGGCGAAGGGTCGCGCAACGGGCGGGGTGCGTGCCCACGCCTTCCTCAAGGGCGAAGACACGCTGCGACTCGCGTTCGTCGGGGTCGATCCGCTGGCGGTCGCGGCCGACGGGAAGGCTCGCACGCTGCCCGAGGGCGGAGCCAAGCGCGACGGCTCGGGCACGCCGCTCGACGCGGCCGTCGACACAATCGGCACGCGCGCAAGCTGA
- a CDS encoding DUF3710 domain-containing protein — protein sequence MTDGPLPEDAKSAPADRAENGPFDESEANAVRPYVDLGAIKLVPRPELQLRLEVEEATKRVVAVGIDYQGSTLQVQAFAAPRSTGLWHEVRGQIEQQIRSQGGEISEREGVFGPELLARIPVQADGQASTRIARFVGVDGPRWFLRGVIAGQGAVDQAAAEAIDDVFRSIVVVRGSTPMPPRDLIPLQVPAGAQGDAGASAGAGPQPTASS from the coding sequence ATGACCGACGGGCCGCTTCCCGAAGACGCGAAGTCGGCGCCCGCCGACCGCGCCGAGAACGGCCCCTTTGACGAGTCCGAGGCGAACGCCGTCCGGCCCTACGTCGACCTGGGGGCGATCAAGCTCGTTCCCCGACCCGAACTGCAGCTGCGGCTGGAGGTTGAGGAGGCCACGAAGCGTGTCGTCGCCGTCGGCATCGACTACCAGGGCTCGACCCTGCAGGTGCAGGCGTTCGCGGCTCCGCGCTCCACGGGCCTCTGGCACGAGGTGCGCGGTCAGATCGAGCAGCAGATTCGCTCGCAGGGCGGCGAGATCAGCGAGCGCGAGGGCGTGTTTGGACCAGAGTTGCTCGCGCGCATTCCCGTGCAGGCTGACGGCCAGGCGTCGACCCGCATCGCCCGCTTTGTCGGTGTTGACGGACCGCGCTGGTTCCTCCGCGGCGTGATCGCCGGGCAGGGCGCGGTCGACCAGGCCGCCGCGGAGGCGATCGACGACGTGTTCCGCAGCATTGTGGTGGTTCGCGGGTCGACGCCCATGCCGCCGCGCGATCTCATCCCTCTGCAGGTACCCGCCGGAGCGCAGGGCGACGCCGGTGCGAGTGCCGGTGCGGGGCCGCAGCCCACCGCATCCTCATGA
- a CDS encoding alkaline phosphatase family protein produces MLPAPPGSTRTLGDVLSSALSAVRGDDNPLALPAVRSAAVVLVDGLGAQPLVAHRGHARHLTAAIPRRGGTIHSAFPTTTASALATLTTGRPAGEHGLVGYTAHDAAGDRVVNMLTGWDSSAHPEVWQRHETLFERAAGLGIEPIVVAARRYADSGFTRAVLRGARFVSAESIADRLDRTRDLLAGNEPCLIYTYLPELDKAGHAAGTTSARWLHRLEELDAALGQPLAPPGTGALLTADHGMLDIAPHARRVVAADDELWRGVRHVAGEPRCLHLVADDPAEAAGIHARWTAREAARSWVVTRDEAIASGWFGVAVDPSVVSRIGDVLVAARSAVVYYDERTATDRSLAMVGQHGSFSDAETRVPLARFGAFVRS; encoded by the coding sequence ATGCTACCGGCGCCCCCCGGCTCGACCCGGACACTCGGCGACGTGTTGTCGAGCGCGTTGTCGGCGGTTCGAGGGGACGACAACCCCCTTGCGCTTCCCGCCGTGCGCTCCGCCGCCGTAGTGCTCGTCGACGGCCTCGGCGCGCAGCCGCTCGTGGCCCATCGCGGGCACGCGCGCCACCTCACGGCCGCGATACCCCGGCGCGGCGGGACGATCCACTCGGCTTTCCCGACGACGACTGCTTCGGCACTGGCGACCCTCACCACGGGGCGCCCGGCGGGCGAGCACGGGCTCGTCGGGTACACGGCCCACGACGCGGCGGGTGACCGCGTGGTCAACATGCTGACCGGCTGGGACTCGTCCGCGCATCCCGAGGTGTGGCAACGTCACGAGACCCTGTTTGAGCGCGCGGCGGGCCTCGGGATCGAGCCGATCGTTGTCGCGGCCCGCCGCTACGCCGACTCTGGATTCACGCGGGCGGTGCTGCGCGGAGCGCGCTTTGTTTCGGCCGAGTCGATCGCCGATCGTCTCGATCGCACGCGCGACCTTCTCGCTGGCAACGAGCCGTGCCTGATTTACACGTACCTGCCTGAGCTCGACAAGGCTGGTCACGCCGCCGGGACAACGTCGGCGCGCTGGCTACACCGCCTCGAAGAACTGGATGCGGCGCTCGGCCAGCCGCTCGCCCCGCCCGGCACGGGCGCCCTCCTGACGGCCGATCACGGGATGCTCGACATCGCCCCGCACGCCCGTCGCGTCGTCGCCGCCGATGACGAGCTGTGGCGGGGAGTGCGCCACGTGGCTGGCGAGCCGCGCTGTCTGCACCTCGTGGCGGACGACCCGGCGGAGGCGGCGGGCATTCATGCGCGCTGGACCGCCCGCGAGGCGGCCCGATCGTGGGTGGTCACCCGCGACGAGGCGATCGCGTCCGGCTGGTTCGGGGTCGCCGTCGACCCGAGCGTCGTCTCCCGCATCGGTGACGTTCTGGTCGCCGCGCGGTCCGCCGTCGTCTACTACGACGAGCGCACGGCCACCGACCGCTCGCTCGCCATGGTCGGGCAGCACGGCTCGTTTTCGGACGCCGAAACGCGCGTGCCGCTGGCGCGCTTCGGCGCGTTCGTCCGGTCTTAA
- a CDS encoding DUF3159 domain-containing protein, whose amino-acid sequence MTERADERATGAESAGDEQPGADAPDLQATLAEAARRSGFGRVEPGERPTAHALWGAVGGVRGLIESLLPGFLFLVVFTITGEVGPSVLVPLGVAVVFVLVRAITRTPIAPAIIGLIGIALSAGLALFTGRAEENFVLGFVINSVWLVALLISLAVRRPLIGVITGLLTGDAEWRSDPAKRSILTLTTWLWVGLFSLRLGVQVPFYLAENVTALAASRLLMGLPLYAAVLWVTWLMIRAVYARSRA is encoded by the coding sequence ATGACCGAACGGGCGGACGAGCGAGCGACCGGCGCCGAGTCGGCAGGCGACGAGCAGCCCGGCGCGGACGCTCCCGACCTGCAGGCGACCCTCGCCGAGGCCGCGCGCCGATCGGGTTTCGGTCGCGTCGAGCCGGGGGAGCGACCGACCGCCCACGCACTATGGGGCGCCGTCGGCGGCGTGCGCGGGCTCATCGAGTCGCTGCTGCCCGGCTTCCTCTTCCTCGTCGTGTTCACCATCACCGGCGAGGTGGGCCCGTCGGTCCTCGTCCCGCTCGGGGTGGCCGTGGTCTTCGTGCTCGTGCGCGCCATCACGCGAACGCCGATCGCCCCGGCGATCATCGGTCTCATCGGGATCGCGCTCTCGGCGGGCCTCGCCCTCTTCACGGGCCGCGCCGAGGAGAACTTCGTTCTCGGCTTCGTGATCAACAGTGTCTGGCTCGTCGCTCTGCTCATCAGCCTCGCCGTCCGGCGCCCCCTCATCGGGGTCATCACGGGACTGTTGACGGGCGATGCCGAGTGGCGATCGGACCCGGCGAAGCGCAGCATCCTGACCCTGACGACCTGGCTCTGGGTGGGCTTGTTCTCGCTGCGGCTGGGCGTTCAGGTTCCCTTCTACCTCGCCGAGAACGTGACCGCGTTGGCCGCTTCTCGGCTTCTCATGGGTCTGCCGCTCTACGCCGCCGTGCTGTGGGTGACGTGGCTCATGATTCGTGCCGTGTACGCCCGCTCGCGGGCATGA
- the dut gene encoding dUTP diphosphatase yields MTGDRAPVVAHPGDAGADLVASESVTIAPGERVTVGTGLAIALPDGYAAFVLPRSGLAAKHGITVLNAPGTVDAGYRGEIRVTLLNTDAREPYSVAPGDRIAQLVIQRVERPVFIPVDSLPGSHRGQAGFGSSGYRSEPSPSEGVL; encoded by the coding sequence ATGACCGGTGACCGCGCGCCCGTGGTGGCGCATCCGGGCGATGCGGGTGCGGATCTCGTCGCATCCGAATCGGTGACCATCGCTCCCGGTGAGCGCGTGACGGTCGGCACCGGCCTGGCGATCGCCCTGCCCGACGGCTACGCCGCGTTCGTCCTTCCGCGCAGTGGACTTGCCGCGAAGCACGGCATCACCGTGCTGAACGCCCCGGGAACCGTGGATGCGGGCTATCGAGGCGAGATCCGCGTCACGCTCCTCAATACGGATGCTCGCGAGCCGTATTCGGTCGCGCCCGGTGACCGCATTGCCCAGTTGGTGATCCAGCGCGTCGAACGCCCCGTGTTTATTCCCGTCGATTCCCTTCCCGGTTCACACCGCGGACAGGCGGGCTTTGGCTCAAGCGGCTACCGTAGTGAGCCGTCGCCGAGTGAAGGAGTTCTGTGA
- the sepH gene encoding septation protein SepH, protein MSKQLPARPPYSLPGGDAHGMLCAASAQSGDNAMEELTVIGAENGALVVVGDDGTRYRVPITEALHTAIRQNRPAQPAAHRVSPREIQAQIRAGLSAAEVVAATGEALEYVQRFEGPVLAEREYVVTAARSVPVAVAADTESGVAAHTFGGVIDQRLDELGATEIAWASWKKDALWTIRVAFLDGEVSREALWSFDPKKSTLSPANHEAQSLSQQGDGPTTALPRLRAVTTDPADDQPSGRFDSGAFQIGPEAVAPATPSRVGVRTDPDDIPRPAMGQTADLLEALRRRRGEREPAPQDERDAARAAHPSTGSIRVIEVPLDRDEADMSDTADSPTLIGMDGDLPNEAAIPASSSAGSPSEPPAKPATAKRGRAAMPSWDEIVFGARPDDDPA, encoded by the coding sequence GTGTCGAAGCAACTTCCGGCACGCCCGCCGTATTCCCTGCCGGGCGGGGATGCCCATGGCATGCTGTGCGCAGCATCCGCGCAGTCGGGAGACAACGCCATGGAAGAACTGACCGTTATTGGCGCCGAGAACGGCGCACTGGTCGTCGTTGGGGACGACGGAACCCGCTACCGGGTGCCGATCACCGAGGCCTTGCACACCGCCATTCGGCAGAACCGCCCGGCTCAGCCCGCCGCGCATCGCGTGTCGCCGCGCGAGATCCAGGCGCAGATTCGCGCGGGCCTGTCGGCCGCCGAGGTGGTTGCCGCCACCGGCGAGGCCCTCGAATACGTCCAGCGCTTTGAGGGCCCTGTGCTCGCCGAGCGCGAGTATGTCGTGACGGCAGCGCGCAGTGTTCCCGTCGCCGTCGCCGCGGACACCGAGTCGGGCGTTGCCGCCCACACCTTCGGGGGCGTCATCGACCAGCGTCTCGACGAGCTCGGGGCGACCGAGATCGCCTGGGCGAGCTGGAAGAAGGACGCGCTGTGGACCATCCGCGTCGCCTTCCTCGACGGTGAGGTGTCGCGCGAGGCGCTGTGGAGCTTCGACCCCAAGAAGTCGACACTGTCGCCCGCGAACCACGAGGCGCAGTCGCTGTCACAGCAGGGCGACGGCCCCACCACCGCTCTGCCGCGCCTCCGCGCCGTGACGACGGACCCCGCCGACGACCAGCCGTCCGGCCGCTTCGACTCGGGCGCCTTCCAGATCGGCCCCGAGGCAGTTGCCCCGGCCACGCCCTCGCGCGTCGGCGTGCGCACGGACCCCGACGACATCCCGCGGCCCGCGATGGGTCAGACCGCCGACCTCCTCGAAGCGCTACGGCGCCGCCGGGGCGAGCGAGAGCCCGCGCCGCAGGACGAGCGTGATGCGGCGCGCGCCGCCCATCCGTCGACCGGCTCCATCCGGGTCATCGAGGTTCCGCTCGATCGCGACGAAGCGGACATGTCTGATACCGCGGATTCGCCCACCCTCATCGGCATGGACGGCGATCTGCCCAACGAAGCTGCGATCCCCGCCTCTTCGAGCGCGGGCTCTCCCTCGGAGCCCCCGGCGAAACCCGCCACCGCCAAGCGCGGGCGCGCGGCGATGCCAAGCTGGGACGAGATCGTGTTCGGCGCTCGTCCGGACGACGACCCGGCTTAA
- a CDS encoding DUF4193 domain-containing protein, which produces MATDYDAPRKTDDDTDSIQALQERVPDKMSGVVDVDDADNPGFELAGQDLADLDFDVVVLPPQADEFTCVSCFLVKHRSQLDHQEKLGPVCAECS; this is translated from the coding sequence ATGGCAACCGACTACGACGCTCCGCGCAAAACGGACGATGACACCGATTCGATCCAAGCGCTTCAGGAGCGAGTTCCCGACAAGATGTCGGGCGTTGTCGACGTCGATGATGCCGATAATCCGGGCTTCGAGCTCGCCGGACAAGACCTGGCCGACCTCGACTTCGACGTTGTCGTGCTGCCCCCGCAGGCCGACGAGTTCACGTGTGTCAGCTGCTTCCTCGTGAAGCACCGCTCTCAGCTCGACCACCAGGAGAAGCTCGGTCCCGTCTGCGCTGAGTGCTCGTAG
- the acnA gene encoding aconitate hydratase AcnA, whose translation MSAVNSFSAKDTLTVGETEYEVFRIDAVDGYEKLPFSLKVLLENLLRTEDGKNVTAEQIRALGSWQPSAEPDTEIQFSPARVVMQDFTGVPCIVDLATMREAVAELGGDPKKINPLAPAELVIDHSVIADLFGTPDALERNVEIEYERNGERYQFLRWGQTAFDDFKVVPPGTGIVHQVNIEHLAKVTYTRTVDGVLRAYPDTCVGTDSHTTMVNGLGVLGWGVGGIEAEAAMLGQPVSMLIPKVVGFKLSGSIPAGVTATDVVLTITDMLRQHGVVGKFVEFYGEGVAQVPLANRATIGNMSPEFGSTAAMFPIDEVTLDYLRLTGRSAEQVALVEAYSKLQHLWHDPSVEPEFSEYMELDLSTVVPSIAGPRRPQDRIELTAAKETFERDLVDYAGATQSAVDAAIEGTFPASDPVGFTPEDEDAEQQRVRRERSKSPAAASKPVDVTVGDSEFTIDHGAVTIAAITSCTNTSNPSVMLAAGLLARNAAQKGLKAKPWVKTTLAPGSKVVTDYYEKAGLTDDLEALGFYTVGYGCTTCIGNSGPLADEISEAINANDLAVTAVLSGNRNFEGRINPDVKMNYLASPPLVIAYALAGSMNFDFENDPLGTDSEGNEVYLRDIWPDADEVQKTIDASIDTDMFSTQYASVFDGDERWRSLPTPAGATFEWDTESTYVRKPPYFEGMTMETTPVVDIAGARVLAKLGDSVTTDHISPAGSIKADTPAGRYLTEHGVERKDFNSYGSRRGNHEVMIRGTFANIRLKNQLLDGVEGGYTRDFTTDDGAQSFIYDASQNYAAAGTPLVVLAGKEYGSGSSRDWAAKGTSLLGVRAVIAESFERIHRSNLIGMGVVPLQFPAGESAESLGLDGTEEIAISGITELNEGRTPRTVRVVATPTTHSPAGKQPLEFDAVVRIDTPGEADYYRNGGILQYVLRSLV comes from the coding sequence GTGTCCGCAGTCAACTCATTCTCCGCGAAGGACACCCTCACGGTCGGAGAGACCGAGTACGAGGTCTTCCGCATCGACGCCGTGGACGGCTACGAGAAGCTTCCCTTCAGCCTGAAGGTGCTGCTCGAGAACCTGCTCCGCACCGAGGACGGCAAGAACGTCACCGCTGAGCAGATTCGTGCTCTCGGCTCGTGGCAGCCGTCCGCCGAGCCCGACACCGAGATCCAGTTCTCGCCCGCGCGCGTCGTGATGCAGGACTTCACCGGTGTTCCCTGCATCGTCGACCTCGCGACCATGCGGGAGGCCGTCGCCGAGCTCGGCGGCGACCCGAAGAAGATCAACCCGCTGGCGCCGGCCGAGCTCGTCATCGACCACTCGGTCATCGCCGACCTCTTCGGCACGCCCGACGCGCTCGAGCGCAACGTCGAGATCGAGTACGAGCGCAACGGTGAGCGCTACCAGTTCCTGCGCTGGGGCCAGACGGCCTTCGACGACTTCAAGGTCGTGCCCCCGGGAACCGGCATCGTGCACCAGGTGAACATCGAGCACCTCGCGAAGGTCACCTACACCCGCACGGTCGACGGCGTGTTGCGCGCCTACCCCGACACCTGCGTCGGCACCGACTCGCACACGACCATGGTCAACGGTCTGGGCGTGCTCGGCTGGGGCGTCGGCGGCATCGAGGCCGAGGCGGCCATGCTCGGCCAGCCCGTGTCGATGCTGATCCCGAAGGTCGTGGGCTTCAAGCTCTCCGGCTCCATCCCGGCCGGCGTCACCGCGACCGACGTCGTCCTGACGATCACCGACATGCTCCGCCAGCACGGCGTGGTCGGCAAGTTCGTCGAGTTCTACGGCGAGGGCGTGGCGCAGGTTCCGCTCGCGAACCGCGCCACGATCGGCAACATGAGCCCCGAATTCGGCTCGACCGCCGCCATGTTCCCGATCGACGAGGTCACCCTCGACTACCTGCGCCTCACCGGCCGTTCGGCCGAGCAGGTCGCGCTGGTCGAGGCGTACTCGAAGCTGCAGCACCTGTGGCACGACCCGAGCGTCGAGCCCGAGTTCAGCGAGTACATGGAGCTCGACCTGTCGACGGTCGTGCCGTCAATCGCCGGTCCGCGTCGTCCGCAGGACCGCATCGAGCTGACCGCGGCGAAGGAAACCTTCGAACGCGACCTCGTTGACTACGCGGGCGCCACCCAGAGCGCCGTCGACGCGGCGATCGAAGGCACCTTCCCGGCCTCCGACCCGGTGGGCTTCACCCCGGAGGACGAGGATGCGGAGCAGCAGCGCGTGCGTCGCGAGCGTTCGAAGTCGCCAGCCGCCGCGTCGAAGCCCGTCGATGTCACGGTGGGCGACAGCGAGTTCACGATCGACCACGGTGCGGTGACGATCGCGGCGATCACGTCGTGCACGAACACCTCGAACCCGTCGGTCATGCTCGCGGCAGGTCTGCTCGCGCGCAACGCCGCCCAGAAGGGACTGAAGGCGAAGCCGTGGGTGAAGACCACGCTTGCCCCCGGCTCGAAGGTCGTCACCGACTACTACGAGAAGGCCGGCCTCACCGACGATCTGGAGGCCCTCGGCTTCTACACCGTCGGCTATGGCTGCACGACCTGCATCGGCAACTCGGGCCCGCTGGCCGACGAGATCTCCGAGGCGATCAACGCGAACGACCTCGCCGTCACGGCGGTGCTCTCGGGTAACCGCAACTTTGAGGGCCGCATCAACCCCGACGTGAAGATGAACTACCTCGCGAGTCCGCCGCTCGTCATCGCGTATGCGCTCGCCGGCTCGATGAACTTCGACTTCGAGAACGACCCGCTCGGCACCGACAGTGAGGGCAACGAGGTCTACCTCCGCGACATCTGGCCCGACGCCGACGAGGTGCAGAAGACCATCGACGCGTCCATCGACACCGACATGTTCTCCACGCAGTACGCCTCGGTGTTCGACGGCGACGAGCGCTGGCGGTCGCTGCCGACCCCGGCCGGCGCCACGTTCGAGTGGGACACCGAGTCGACGTACGTGCGCAAGCCTCCGTACTTCGAGGGCATGACGATGGAGACGACTCCGGTCGTCGACATCGCGGGCGCCCGGGTGCTGGCGAAGCTGGGTGACTCGGTGACCACCGACCACATCAGCCCCGCAGGCTCGATCAAGGCCGACACCCCTGCCGGCCGCTACCTGACCGAGCACGGTGTCGAGCGTAAAGATTTCAACTCCTACGGCTCGCGTCGTGGCAACCACGAGGTCATGATTCGCGGAACCTTTGCGAACATCCGTCTGAAGAACCAGCTGCTCGACGGCGTCGAGGGTGGCTACACCCGCGACTTCACGACCGACGACGGCGCCCAGTCGTTCATCTACGACGCCAGCCAGAACTACGCGGCGGCCGGCACGCCGCTCGTCGTGTTGGCCGGCAAGGAGTACGGCTCGGGATCGAGCCGCGACTGGGCTGCAAAGGGTACGAGCCTGCTCGGCGTCCGCGCGGTCATCGCTGAGAGCTTCGAGCGCATCCACCGGTCGAACCTGATCGGCATGGGCGTCGTGCCGCTGCAGTTCCCGGCCGGCGAGTCGGCCGAGAGCCTCGGCCTCGATGGCACGGAAGAGATCGCAATCTCGGGTATCACCGAACTGAACGAGGGGCGCACCCCCCGTACCGTTCGGGTCGTCGCGACTCCCACGACGCACTCGCCCGCCGGCAAGCAGCCGCTCGAGTTCGACGCGGTTGTCCGTATCGACACCCCCGGTGAGGCTGACTACTACCGCAACGGCGGAATCCTGCAGTACGTGCTGCGCAGCCTGGTCTAG
- a CDS encoding DUF3093 domain-containing protein has product MEQFRERLWPALWWYPIIALIVPATLLVFEPISLIAGVVTATALVTGSLVLLIGSAPTIRVADGTLQAGKARIPVALIGDMRAAAGEDARAERGPLLDARAWLLLRGDVGPVVRLDITDPEDPTPYWVVSTRRPEELIAAISVARESAEASEGH; this is encoded by the coding sequence ATGGAGCAGTTCCGCGAGCGCCTCTGGCCCGCCCTCTGGTGGTACCCCATCATCGCGCTGATTGTGCCGGCGACGCTGCTGGTGTTCGAGCCGATCAGCCTGATTGCCGGCGTTGTGACGGCGACCGCGCTCGTTACCGGCTCCCTCGTTCTCCTGATTGGCTCGGCGCCGACCATTCGCGTGGCCGACGGAACATTGCAGGCGGGAAAGGCGCGCATTCCGGTCGCCCTGATCGGCGACATGCGCGCGGCGGCGGGCGAGGACGCGCGCGCCGAACGGGGCCCGCTTTTGGATGCCCGGGCCTGGCTCCTGCTCCGCGGGGACGTCGGCCCCGTCGTGCGGCTCGATATCACCGACCCTGAGGACCCGACACCGTACTGGGTCGTGTCGACGCGGCGTCCCGAGGAGTTGATCGCCGCGATCAGCGTCGCCCGGGAGAGCGCCGAGGCGTCCGAAGGTCACTAG